A single window of Salvia splendens isolate huo1 chromosome 8, SspV2, whole genome shotgun sequence DNA harbors:
- the LOC121744050 gene encoding protein NRT1/ PTR FAMILY 2.7-like isoform X2 — MESEAPSLLRRARGGWITFPFFIATGGLLALSSGLSVNLITFLKDEFHFEDASAAKITNYVNGTLAFIPIFAAIIADSFAGCFSVICFSSFISLLGVVLLLLSATVSHLRPPSCEKGSIFCKHPTPLQAGLLYLSLALLSVGDGGTRFTLASMGADQLDTTKHQGIFFNWYLFTLYVANFVSVTVMVYVEEHLGWGWGFTIFTMANLIGLVVFLCGTKFYRFVKPTGSPFKSLACVIVAAIKKRKMSLSPQTGDYHHDGDGFNSPTPFFKFLNSAAVKSEEESSSKIVNPWKLCTVQQVEDLKRLIKIVPIWISGLILCIPIAVLMSFMIIQGKTMDNRLNSHFKIPVASIHLCSLIGTCVTIPLLDRLVFPLWVKLAPARPPTHLQRIGIGHIITIVSNIVAALVEAKRLREARSRDLRVVPMSLLWLAPQLAIVGVSEGFHFAGQVAFCYQEFPASFKTTATAVVALTVAGGYYSSNLVIDIVQSATEWLPNNINNGRLDNVYWLCSGIGALNLVFYLVCASSYKYHKS; from the exons ATGGAGAGTGAAGCACCTTCACTTCTGCGCCGTGCTCGCGGCGGATGGATCACATTTCCTTTCTTCATAG CAACGGGTGGTTTGTTGGCACTGTCATCTGGATTAAGCGTCAACCTTATTACATTCTTGAAAGATGAGTTCCACTTTGAAGATGCATCTGCTGCTAAAATCACCAACTATGTCAATGGAACCTTGGCTTTCATCCCTATCTTTGCTGCAATCATTGCTGATTCATTTGCTGGCTGCTTTTCTGTCATCTGCTTCTCCTCCTTCATCTCTTTGCTG GGGGTAGTGCTGTTGCTTCTATCTGCAACTGTGAGCCATTTGAGGCCTCCTAGTTGTGAAAAGGGTTCCATTTTCTGCAAGCATCCAACGCCTCTTCAAGCCGGCCTTCTGTACCTCAGCTTGGCTCTTCTCTCTGTGGGAGACGGAGGCACGCGCTTCACTCTTGCATCCATGGGAGCAGATCAGCTAGACACCACAAAACATCAGGGGATATTCTTCAATTGGTACCTTTTCACACTCTATGTGGCAAACTTTGTGAGCGTAACGGTCATGGTATACGTGGAGGAACACCTAGGCTGGGGCTGGGGTTTCACCATCTTCACCATGGCCAATCTGATTGGTTTGGTGGTCTTCCTCTGTGGCACGAAATTTTATCGCTTTGTCAAGCCCACTGGCAGCCCTTTCAAGAGCTTGGCTTGTGTCATCGTTGCCGCCATCAAGAAAAGGAAGATGTCTCTCTCACCACAAACTGGAGATTATCATCATGATGGAGATGGTTTCAACTCTCCCACGCCATTTTTCAA GTTCTTGAACAGTGCAGCGGTCAAGAGTGAAGAAGAGTCTAGTTCAAAGATAGTGAATCCATGGAAATTATGCACAGTGCAACAAGTTGAAGATCTGAAAAGGCTAATCAAGATTGTGCCAATATGGATTAGTGGTTTGATACTGTGTATACCTATAGCAGTGCTGATGAGTTTCATGATCATACAAGGCAAAACCATGGACAATCGTCTCAACTCTCATTTCAAAATCCCAGTTGCTTCAATCCATTTGTGTTCGCTCATCGGAACCTGTGTCACGATACCGTTGTTAGACCGCCTTGTATTCCCGCTCTGGGTAAAGCTCGCTCCCGCTAGGCCTCCCACGCACCTGCAACGCATTGGGATTGGCCACATCATCACTATAGTCAGCAACATTGTTGCGGCACTTGTGGAGGCAAAGAGACTAAGGGAGGCGAGATCGCGTGATCTCAGAGTGGTTCCTATGTCGTTGTTGTGGCTGGCGCCACAGCTAGCCATTGTAGGAGTGTCGGAAGGGTTCCATTTTGCCGGACAAGTTGCATTCTGTTACCAAGAATTCCCAGCTTCGTTCAAGACCACTGCAACTGCTGTCGTTGCTTTGACTGTCGCAGGGGGCTACTATTCGAGCAATCTTGTCATCGATATTGTCCAGAGTGCCACGGAATGGTTGCCCAACAATATAAACAACGGGAGACTGGACAATGTGTATTGGTTGTGCAGTGGGATAGGAGCATTGAATCTGGTGTTCTATCTTGTGTGCGCATCTTCCTACAAGTATCATAAATCTTAA
- the LOC121744050 gene encoding protein NRT1/ PTR FAMILY 2.7-like isoform X1 codes for MESEAPSLLRRARGGWITFPFFIATGGLLALSSGLSVNLITFLKDEFHFEDASAAKITNYVNGTLAFIPIFAAIIADSFAGCFSVICFSSFISLLVCFNFLFLSPFFINHKKRKRSTFSRIMQGVVLLLLSATVSHLRPPSCEKGSIFCKHPTPLQAGLLYLSLALLSVGDGGTRFTLASMGADQLDTTKHQGIFFNWYLFTLYVANFVSVTVMVYVEEHLGWGWGFTIFTMANLIGLVVFLCGTKFYRFVKPTGSPFKSLACVIVAAIKKRKMSLSPQTGDYHHDGDGFNSPTPFFKFLNSAAVKSEEESSSKIVNPWKLCTVQQVEDLKRLIKIVPIWISGLILCIPIAVLMSFMIIQGKTMDNRLNSHFKIPVASIHLCSLIGTCVTIPLLDRLVFPLWVKLAPARPPTHLQRIGIGHIITIVSNIVAALVEAKRLREARSRDLRVVPMSLLWLAPQLAIVGVSEGFHFAGQVAFCYQEFPASFKTTATAVVALTVAGGYYSSNLVIDIVQSATEWLPNNINNGRLDNVYWLCSGIGALNLVFYLVCASSYKYHKS; via the exons ATGGAGAGTGAAGCACCTTCACTTCTGCGCCGTGCTCGCGGCGGATGGATCACATTTCCTTTCTTCATAG CAACGGGTGGTTTGTTGGCACTGTCATCTGGATTAAGCGTCAACCTTATTACATTCTTGAAAGATGAGTTCCACTTTGAAGATGCATCTGCTGCTAAAATCACCAACTATGTCAATGGAACCTTGGCTTTCATCCCTATCTTTGCTGCAATCATTGCTGATTCATTTGCTGGCTGCTTTTCTGTCATCTGCTTCTCCTCCTTCATCTCTTTGCTGGtatgtttcaattttttatttctctctccttttttcataaatcataaaaaaagGAAGAGATCAACATTTTCAAGAATTATGCAGGGGGTAGTGCTGTTGCTTCTATCTGCAACTGTGAGCCATTTGAGGCCTCCTAGTTGTGAAAAGGGTTCCATTTTCTGCAAGCATCCAACGCCTCTTCAAGCCGGCCTTCTGTACCTCAGCTTGGCTCTTCTCTCTGTGGGAGACGGAGGCACGCGCTTCACTCTTGCATCCATGGGAGCAGATCAGCTAGACACCACAAAACATCAGGGGATATTCTTCAATTGGTACCTTTTCACACTCTATGTGGCAAACTTTGTGAGCGTAACGGTCATGGTATACGTGGAGGAACACCTAGGCTGGGGCTGGGGTTTCACCATCTTCACCATGGCCAATCTGATTGGTTTGGTGGTCTTCCTCTGTGGCACGAAATTTTATCGCTTTGTCAAGCCCACTGGCAGCCCTTTCAAGAGCTTGGCTTGTGTCATCGTTGCCGCCATCAAGAAAAGGAAGATGTCTCTCTCACCACAAACTGGAGATTATCATCATGATGGAGATGGTTTCAACTCTCCCACGCCATTTTTCAA GTTCTTGAACAGTGCAGCGGTCAAGAGTGAAGAAGAGTCTAGTTCAAAGATAGTGAATCCATGGAAATTATGCACAGTGCAACAAGTTGAAGATCTGAAAAGGCTAATCAAGATTGTGCCAATATGGATTAGTGGTTTGATACTGTGTATACCTATAGCAGTGCTGATGAGTTTCATGATCATACAAGGCAAAACCATGGACAATCGTCTCAACTCTCATTTCAAAATCCCAGTTGCTTCAATCCATTTGTGTTCGCTCATCGGAACCTGTGTCACGATACCGTTGTTAGACCGCCTTGTATTCCCGCTCTGGGTAAAGCTCGCTCCCGCTAGGCCTCCCACGCACCTGCAACGCATTGGGATTGGCCACATCATCACTATAGTCAGCAACATTGTTGCGGCACTTGTGGAGGCAAAGAGACTAAGGGAGGCGAGATCGCGTGATCTCAGAGTGGTTCCTATGTCGTTGTTGTGGCTGGCGCCACAGCTAGCCATTGTAGGAGTGTCGGAAGGGTTCCATTTTGCCGGACAAGTTGCATTCTGTTACCAAGAATTCCCAGCTTCGTTCAAGACCACTGCAACTGCTGTCGTTGCTTTGACTGTCGCAGGGGGCTACTATTCGAGCAATCTTGTCATCGATATTGTCCAGAGTGCCACGGAATGGTTGCCCAACAATATAAACAACGGGAGACTGGACAATGTGTATTGGTTGTGCAGTGGGATAGGAGCATTGAATCTGGTGTTCTATCTTGTGTGCGCATCTTCCTACAAGTATCATAAATCTTAA